The Lentisphaerota bacterium genome includes the window GGAACGGGGCAGTTCGGTCCGGTCGAGAAACGCGCGGCTCTCTACGACCCTCGGGTGCTGCGGGAGAAAAACGGGCATGGCCGAGACCGTTCCCGCCGCCACAATGATCGCGGGGGCCGAGAGCCAGGTGACAGAACCATCGGCGGCGACCACCGACACGCGGCGGGAGTCCTCGAAGCGTGCCGTCCCGCGGATGACCGAGACCCCAGCCGCCTTGAGCAGTCCTTCGACGCCAGCGGTCAGACGCCCGACGATCTCATTCTTGCGGGCGATCATCCGGGCATAGTCGAACGCGACGCCCTGGACGGTCACGCCCAGCGCCACGCCCTCCCGGGCGTGGAGGAACCGCTCAGACGAGGCGATCAGCGCCTTGGTGGGGATGCAGCCCCAGTTCAGGCAGGTGCCGCCGAAGCGCTCCTTCTCGATGATGGCGACCCGTTTGCCGAGCTGCGCGGCCCGGATCGCCGCAGGGTATCCGCCGGGACCTGCGCCAATGACAATCACATCAAAATTATTCATCTGTCCTGTTCCTTACGTTGGCGTGACTCCAGGCCGGAAAAATAAAAAACCCGCCAAACCTTGCGGCTTCAGCGGGAACGCGTCGCTCTGGTAGGGGTGCAGGGACTCGAACCCTGGACCCACTGATTAAGAGTCAGTTGCTCTACCAACTGAGCTACACCCCCACAATGAGTCAACGATGAATGGAGCGAGCGAAGGGAGTCGAACCCTCGACAACCACCTTGGCAAGGTGGCACTCTACCAACTGAGTTACGCTCGCATTGAAAACGGTGAAAAGATTACCATATGCCGCAGGAGGGTGCAACAGCTAAATTTTGAGGCTCTTGCAAAACCCTCCGGACGCTGCGCCTGACGGCTTGCGTCCGGAGGGTTTTGCAGGATGTTTTGCTTGCGCGGCGCGTCCGACGTGAAACAAACGGACGCGACAGGGCCATCTGTGCAAAGGGTTACAACAGTAGAATAATGGGCGGGTAGACAAACGCCTTGGAATGTGCGACACTGCCCTCATTTGTTTTGGGCGCGGACTGCTGCCGCGCAGAAAACGATGGGGCGTCGGATTGGAGCGTCAGGCGAGTCCACGCTGGGCGACGCGGCTCTTCAACTTACAAAACGCCCCGCGACGCAAGCCGTCAGGCGCCGCATCGCGGGGCGTTTTGCAAGAGCCTCATATTTCTGAACCGTTATGACTACACACGCCATTTCATCAGCCCTCGCCGAGACCCGCGCCTGGCGCTTGGCGGCCGATCAGTTGCGGCGGATAGACACCGGCTGGGACGACCCCGTGGCGCGGCTGCGCGAGATCCTCGACTGCAAACGGTGGATGGAGCGTCAGGACCATCTCCCCCGGCTTGCTCGGCTGGCCGGACTGCTCGACCCGGCGATGACGCGCAAGCAATTCTGGGCCGTCCTCGTGCCCGCCGAACGCGCAGGCGGGCGAACACGTGTGACCGATCTGGAGATCCTCGCCCGCGACCTGCCCGCTGGCGCAGCGCAGGCCGACCGCATGCCGCTGACCGTCGTGGCCGACAACATCCGCTCGGCATTCAACCTCGGCGGCATCTTCCGCACGGCGGAGTGCCTCGGCGCCGCAGCGGTCTGGCTCTGTGGCTACAGCGCCGACCCGGGCCATCCTCAGGTGGCGGCCGCAGCCCTGGGAACGGTCGGGGCCGTGCCGTGGCGGAGCTTTGAGCGGATTGGCCCCGCGCTGGCCGAGTTGCGTGAGGCCGGCGTGTGGACCGTCGCTCTGGAGACCGTCGCCGGCGCGCCCGAAGTGGGCGCCCTGCCCTGGCGCTTCCCCAGCGCCATTGTAATCGGCAACGAGCGGTTCGGCCTCGACCCTGAGACGGTCGACGCCTGCGACACGGCCGCACGCATCCCCTCATATGGCGTGAAAAACTCGCTCAATGTCGTCACCGCGCTCGCGATTTGCGCGTGGGACGCTCGATTGGCTTTCCAAAATTGAATGGCTGACACCGCGCATTTCTCTGTTGCATTGGACGGACGGTGTCCACTATGCTGATGACCGGTTGTCAGAAAGAAAACGGAGGTGGGCGATGGCTGATTGGCGTGCAGAACTCGGAGGCATCATCAACGGCAAGGGAAGGTCGACACGCGCGGAACAGGAAAACGCGCAGTTCGAGGCGTTTCTGGCCCGCGTGGTCACGCCCGCCCTGCGCCAGTTGGCCACCGAGCTGACAAGCTACGAACGGGACGCCTCGATCCGTGAGGCCCCGGCCAGCGTCGTACTGACGGTCCGAAAAGATGGCTTGGAGGAGATTACCTTCCGCGTGATGAAACGCTATCTTTCCAGCGGCATCGTCCCGTATGCTGAGGTTCGAGTCGCCAAAGGCAACCGGTACGCCAAATATGAGGCGTCGTTTCGCGACACAACCCCGATTGATATCGATGCGCTCACCGAGGCGGACATCATCGGCTGCTTCATCAAATACTATCGGATGCTCCACGACGGTGACGGGGTCTGACGGGCGTCAAATGACCAGTGGCACCTTCTCCCATTTGCGAAGCCATCGGGGGAATATCTGAGGGTCGCCGGGGACGGCAAGCAGTGCGTGCCAGTAGCGGTGGTTGGACGAGACTTCAAAGAAGCGAATCTCGGCTGGAACGCGTTCCCCCGAGAGGCGCGTGGCCAGCCTGCGGCGCAGTTCATCGGCGCTCCCCCCCTGCATGATGCGGCCCTGCAGGAACCAGCGGTCGGCCGTCACGCGCGCCGCGCGCCACGGCCAATCGGTTGAGGCGTCATCCACATGCGCCCCCCGCCAAATGTCGTAGATGCGCTCATCAACCTTGATGGCCGCGCCGACCCGCTGGGCGTCACTGGCGGCGGACAGGACCGGGAGCCTGCGGCCGCCAAAGCGCAGGGCGGTCCGCTCGGCCTCGCGCAGCACCCGCGGCACGGGGATATCGAGCAGGGCGCCGAGACGGGAGAAGAGGTGGCTGCAGGCGTCCGCATCCAGCAGGCAGGCCGAGGGTGTGAGCGACGAAAGCGTCCGTTCGGCGCTGGTGGTCCAGCGATTCGGCCGGAGGACGATGCCGGTGACGTTCATTTTTGAGAAAATCGCACGCGCGCTGTCGGTTGCCTGTGGCGTGAGGGTGTTCTCCTCGGCGGTCTGGCAGTCGAACACATAGAGGTGGCCGTTGCGGCAGACGGCCACATCGAGGCGGAGGGGCTCTTCACGGAGCGACGTCCAGGCGATCTGGACGTTGAGGCGGACGTGGGGGACGCCCATGGCGTGGAGGGTGGTGGCGAGGAAGTCGCGCAGGTCATAATCATAGTCACGGCACGGCGCGCCGGTGCCGGCGGCAACCATTTCGCGCCAGTTCCAGTTGGTCGGGACGCCCGCAGCGACCATGCGCGCCACCTCATCGACGGTGAGGGCGAGGGGTGCCCGGCTCTCGCGCCAGCGAATTTCGGCGACGCCGTTGCAGAACGGCTCCAGCAGGTCGGTGAGCAGGCCGCCATCGAGGACATTTGCGGGGGGAGGCTCGATGCCCATGGCGACGGCTTGGCCCGAGGCGGGATCTCGGACAAGCTGGGCCCACGAGCCATCGCGCTCGCGGGAGATGAGCGTCACGGCGGGTTCGGCGAGCACGGCGAAGGCCATAGCCACACGCACGGGGAGTGTCGCGGCGGTGGCGTCGATGACCCACGCCTTCAGCTCGGGATGAAACGTCTTCCAATCGGCGAACCGACGGGCGAAGGCGTCGGCCGTGTTGGCGGATGACTCACCGGGGACGATCACCTTCAGGCGGGGCCACCGCTTGGACGCGACGCGGCGGAGGGTGTCGGCCGCCTCTTTTGACCCGGCGATGTCGTCTGTGGCGAAGAGACAGGCGACGCCCTCGGGGCGCACGGATGCGTACCATCCGAGGCTGCGCAGATGGCTCCAGGCGTCGGGGCCTGCAAAGATGATGAAGCCCGTGGCGGGGGTCAGGGGTGGCGGCATGTGGCGCTCCTTCCGGTTGGGCTCTGGCAGATGACGGGAGACGGGGATCACAGCCGCGCGTTGACAAAATCACGCAGCGCAGCGACAGACGAAAAATTCGCGAGGTTGAAGTCACCGTCCTCGATCTGGATGCCAAACGCTTCTTCGAGGCCGACGACGAGTTCGAGGAGACTGACCGAATCCACGCCATAGGCATCGGTTAGCGAGGCATCGGAATGGATCGCTTCGGGCTGGACCTGCAGAAACAGCCGTTCAACGATCATCGCTTTGAGTTTGGCTTCAACATCCGTGCTGTCCATCATACGTTGTCGCTCCCCGTGCATGGCAAGTCTGATTTTATCGAATCGGCCTTCATCTTACCTGAAAGCGTCGGTCTTTCCAATCCGAAATCCGCTTGACCCTGAAATCCGCATTCGGTTAAGCTGCGACATGTTGATCTATTCTTGTGTGGGTCGGATCGTCGTGCTGTCGGCGGTAATGTTTGCGCCTCTCACGCCGACCTCCAGCCACGCCAGTCCCCAGTCAGCCGTCTTGCCGGCCGCATTCGCCATTACCGCAGAGCCTGCGTGGGTGGATTCTGTGCCTGCGGATTTCCAGGCCGTTCCGGACGCCCGCGAGGCGATCAGCGATGGTGTCCAGCATCTCATTGTCGATAACCAGGTCTGTCTGGGTCCAACGAATGCGAGCTATTATCACTACGCCTTCCGGTTTCTGACCGAAGCAGGCGTCAGGGAGTGGTCGTCCATCCAGGTCGAATGCGATCCATCCTACCAGGCGGTGCAGTTTCACCGGTTGCGATTGTGGCGGGGTGCCGACGTCATCGACTGTCTGGACCGCAAAGCGTTTCGGGCCCTGCAGCGCGAGTCGAATCTCGAATGGAAGCTCTTGGACGGCCGGCTGACCCTGCTGGCGCTTCTGGAGGATGTGCGCGTGGGCGACGTGCTGGAATACGCTTACACCCTGACGGGTGACAACCCGATCTTTGAGGGGCGCTACGGCGGCTCCTACCTGCTCGGCTGGAGCATGTCGGTGCTCCGCCACCGGTTGCGGGTGCTCGTGCCGGAGGGGCGGACGCTGTTCCGGCGCCTCTCAGGCGCGTCGGTGCCGGAACCGGTTGAGCGCCTGTCTGAGGGGCTTCGCGAATGGCAGTGGGATCAGACCAACACGGCGCCGATCCAAGTGGAGAGCGGTCTTCCCGTCTGGCACAAGCCGATGCCGGAGGTCGTGTTCAGCGAATACGCATCCTGGGCCGACGTGGCCCGGTGGGCCGCCGCCTACTACGCCACGACGGGCAGCCTGGAACACGCCATCGGCCCTCAAATCAGCGACTGGCTTCAACGGCCCGCCGTAGCCGATCGCGCGGTGGCGGCGCTGGATTTTGTGCAGGAGGAAATCCGGTATTTCGGGCTCGAGCTCGGCGCCGGTTCGCATCGGCCGAATCCTCCCGAACTCGTCCTGCAGCGCCGTTTCGGAGACTGCAAGGACAAAGCGATTCTGCTGTGCACGATCCTCCGCGCCCTGGGCGTGGACGCGCAGCCGGCGCTGGTCAACGTGTTTGCATGCGGGCATACGGCGGATGAGCTGCCCTCGCCCTTCGCCTTTAATCATGTGATTGTCGTCGCTCGAATTGACGGCGCCACCGTCTG containing:
- a CDS encoding RNA methyltransferase, translating into MTTHAISSALAETRAWRLAADQLRRIDTGWDDPVARLREILDCKRWMERQDHLPRLARLAGLLDPAMTRKQFWAVLVPAERAGGRTRVTDLEILARDLPAGAAQADRMPLTVVADNIRSAFNLGGIFRTAECLGAAAVWLCGYSADPGHPQVAAAALGTVGAVPWRSFERIGPALAELREAGVWTVALETVAGAPEVGALPWRFPSAIVIGNERFGLDPETVDACDTAARIPSYGVKNSLNVVTALAICAWDARLAFQN
- a CDS encoding acyl carrier protein; the protein is MHGERQRMMDSTDVEAKLKAMIVERLFLQVQPEAIHSDASLTDAYGVDSVSLLELVVGLEEAFGIQIEDGDFNLANFSSVAALRDFVNARL